Proteins encoded within one genomic window of Ranitomeya variabilis isolate aRanVar5 chromosome 4, aRanVar5.hap1, whole genome shotgun sequence:
- the HES2 gene encoding transcription factor HES-2: MAPSIIISETAPSYQPKPGKKSKEASELRKTLKPLMEKRRRARINESLNQLKTLILPLIGKDNSRYSKLEKADILEMTVRFLKDIPPVPTQNSTEKYREGYRACVERLSGLLSKSNAIAGETCNRLLDHLQRSPELCCQDCTKSPSAKVSSTPRIVLHLSPRRSEMFCTSPNQRAPRPQAPSPPQATSSIWRPW; the protein is encoded by the exons ATGGCACCCAGCATAATCATCTCTGAAACTGCTCCCAGCTATCAGCCGAAGCCTGGGAAAAAGAGCAAAGAAGCCAGTGAGCTGAGAAAG ACTCTCAAACCTCTGATGGAGAAAAGGAGGAGAGCAAGGATCAATGAAAGCCTCAACCAGCTCAAAACACTCATTCTGCCTCTGATAGGAAAAGAT AATTCCAGATATTCCAAACTCGAAAAAGCTGATATTCTGGAGATGACAGTACGTTTCCTCAAGGACATCCCTCCAGTGCCCACACAAA ATTCTACAGAAAAATACAGAGAAGGCTACAGAGCTTGTGTAGAACGTCTGAGTGGTCTCCTCAGTAAGAGCAATGCCATAGCTGGAGAGACCTGCAATCGACTCCTGGACCATCTGCAGAGGAGCCCAGAACTTTGCTGCCAAGATTGCACCAAATCCCCCAGTGCGAAAGTCAGCAGTACCCCAAGAATTGTCCTTCACCTCAGCCCCAGGAGATCAGAGATGTTCTGCACCTCTCCAAACCAGAGAGCACCAAGACCACAAGCTCCAAGCCCACCTCAAGCCACCAGCTCCATCTGGAGACCTTGGTAA